Proteins from a genomic interval of Salmo salar chromosome ssa14, Ssal_v3.1, whole genome shotgun sequence:
- the LOC106570363 gene encoding enhancer of filamentation 1 isoform X2, translated as MAKALYDNVPESPEELAFRKGDILTIIEQNTGGLEGWWLCSLHGRQGIAPGNRLKLLIGPMFDTQSPAAQSSPTGSAYQQKVGMSSSQGLYQVPPSQSPGQQGIYQVPPGQDVYQVPPQRSALAADNTPSKVVTPTQVGQSYAYSPGQHTQQDLYDVPPMRPQGVYDIPPGKMMGSPYPGQHCNSPSQGGVYDVPQSTQMDPRTQGVYDIPPSTQRVYSVPPCRNTPALQEGNYDFPQPLKQQKQQEGIYDVPPPTLTKPSPSPQSNYDFPPSSEPIGPHHLQCPVASDHEGIYDVPPPAHQLSGAGPRGDLYDIPRGMQQPPSQHRSTPQDRDRDRGKGQGIYDIPPALGDMTDGVNRLSFSSTGSTRSSMSTSSTSTVSSAEGRLALDVDQAVQRLYRLQQAVEASVGALQTLASSSHWRTYPFMERHTNEVRTVLDRVRAALADFVVFGRGAVANATALSDPSLHSKLRRQLGRLEDSQQIILQTYQSLENCGWALNALATSSSTKHQIKSDNLDRFVMVSRTVPDDAKQLASSVGGNAELLFRRAPTVDGSSYPRGGTPEEAVIHPLTSPSSDSDNYIGQTKPFPVSSNQDKGNMNNSEKCVKSWMEDYDYVHLQGKEDFERQQKELLEKENIIKQSKVQLGQEQINQFKQLEQEVIKPVENDITQWISHQHPTGPSSSPSDSSSSPSPSLAGGGAQLCGRDRQLLGFYAEQCQQHFVTLLNAVDAFFGCVGAGQPPRIFVAHSKFVILSAHKLVFIGDTLSRQAATPEVANRVMNSSNVLCDLLKTVVGATKTAALHYPNTAYVQDMVDRVTDLSHHAQQFKEQLLQMAAL; from the exons ATGGCCAAGGCGTTGTACGACAACGTGCCGGAATCCCCGGAGGAGTTGGCCTTCCGGAAGGGAGACATCCTAACGATCATTGAGCAAAACACGGGCGGCCTTGAGGGCTGGTGGCTCTGCTCGCTGCATGGGCGCCAGGGCATCGCCCCCGGCAACCGCCTCAAGCTGCTGATTGGTCCCATGTTCGATACCCAGTCTCCGGCTGCCCAATCGTCACCTACGGGCTCAGCCTACCAGCAGAAGGTGGGCATGTCGTCGTCCCAGGGGCTGTACCAGGTGCCGCCCTCCCAGAGCCCGGGTCAGCAGGGCATCTACCAGGTGCCTCCAGGGCAGGATGTCTACCAGGTCCCCCCACAGAGGAGCGCCCTGGCTGCAGACAACACCCCCAGCAAG GTGGTGACCCCAACACAAGTGGGACAGTCGTACGCCTACAGCCCTGGTCAGCACACCCAACAGGACCTCTATGACGTTCCTCCCATGAGACCACAGGGG GTGTATGACATTCCTCCTGGGAAAATGATGGGTTCGCCTTATCCTGGACAACATTGCAATTCTCCCTCCCAAGGAGGAGTCTATGATGTTCCCCAATCCACTCAGATGGACCCCCGGACACAAGGGGTTTACGATATCCCTCCCTCTACGCAAAGG GTGTACTCTGTGCCTCCCTGCCGGAACACCCCAGCCCTCCAGGAGGGGAACTATGATTTCCCCCAACCTctcaaacaacaaaaacaacaggaGGGCATCTACGACGTACCCCCACCCACCCTCACCAAACCCTCCCCATCCCCCCAGTCCAATTATGACTTTCCCCCCAGCTCCGAGCCAATCGGACCCCACCACCTCCAATGTCCTGTCGCCAGCGACCACGAAGGCATCTACGACGTGCCGCCCCCCGCCCACCAGCTCTCAGGGGCGGGGCCTCGTGGCGATCTGTATGATATCCCCAGGGGGATGCAGCAGCCCCCCTCCCAGCACCGCTCCACCCcccaggacagggacagggacagggggaagGGCCAGGGCATATATGACATCCCACCTGCTCTGGGGGACATGACAGACGGAGTGAACCGCCTGTCCTTCTCCAGCACGGGCTCCACACGCAGCTCCatgtccacctcctccacctccacggTCTCCAGCGCTGAGGGCCGGCTGGCCCTAGATGTGGACCAGGCAGTCCAGAGGCTGTACCGCCTGCAGCAGGCCGTGGAGGCCTCTGTGGGGGCCCTGCAGACCCTggcctcctcctcccactggaggACTTACCCCTTCATGGAGCGCCACACCAACGAGGTGCGCACCGTGCTGGACAGGGTGCGGGCGGCCCTGGCGGACTTTGTGGTATTTGGCAGGGGTGCTGTGGCCAACGCCACAGCCCTGTCGGACCCCAGCCTGCACAGTAAGCTGAGGAGGCAGCTGGGAAGGCTGGAGGACTCCCAGCAGATCATCCTGCAGACCTACCAGAGCCTGGAGAACTGCGGCTGGGCCCTCAACGCCCTGGCCACCTCCAGCAGCACCAAGCACCAGATCAAGAGTGACAACCTGGACCGCTTCGTTATGGTGTCCAGGACGGTGCCCGACGATGCCAAACAGCTGGCCTCCTCCGTGGGGGGTAACGCCGAGCTGCTCTTCAGGCGGGCACCAACCGTGGATGGGTCCTCCTACCCCAGGGGGGGCACGCCAGAGGAAGCCGTCATCCATCCTCTCACCTCCCCGTCCTCGGACAGCGACAACTACATAGGCCAGACCAAGCCCTTTCCTGTGTCCTCCAACCAAGACAAAGGCAACATGAACAATAGTGAGAAATGTGTGAAGAGCTGGATGGAGGACTATGACTACGTCCATCTGCAG GGCAAAGAGGACTTTGAGCGGCAGCAGAAGGAGCTCCTGGAGAAAGAGAACATCATTAAGCAGAGCAAGGTACAGCTGGGACAGGAACAG ATTAACCAGTTCAAACAGTTGGAGCAAGAGGTGATCAAACCAGTGGAGAATGACATCACACAGTGGATCTCCCACCAGCACCCGAcaggcccctcctcctccccctcagactcctcctcctctccctccccttccctggCAGGGGGCGGGGCCCAGCTGTGTGGGCGGGACCGTCAGCTGCTGGGCTTCTATGCGGAGCAGTGCCAGCAGCACTTTGTCACATTGCTCAACGCAGTGGACGCTTTCTTCGGCTGCGTGGGCGCTGGCCAGCCGCCGCGCATCTTCGTGGCGCACAGCAAGTTCGTCATCCTCAGCGCCCACAAACTGGTGTTCATCGGTGACACCCTGTCCAGGCAAGCAGCCACGCCCGAAGTGGCCAACCGGGTGATGAACTCCAGCAATGTGCTATGTGACCTGTTGAAGACAGTGGTGGGAGCTACCAAGACGGCCGCGCTGCACTACCCCAACACAGCCTACGTGCAGGACATGGTGGACAGAGTCACGGATCTCTCACACCACGCTCAACAGTTCAAAGAACAGCTGCTGCAGATGGCTGCTTTGTGA
- the LOC106570363 gene encoding enhancer of filamentation 1 isoform X1, translating to MKYKNLMAKALYDNVPESPEELAFRKGDILTIIEQNTGGLEGWWLCSLHGRQGIAPGNRLKLLIGPMFDTQSPAAQSSPTGSAYQQKVGMSSSQGLYQVPPSQSPGQQGIYQVPPGQDVYQVPPQRSALAADNTPSKVVTPTQVGQSYAYSPGQHTQQDLYDVPPMRPQGVYDIPPGKMMGSPYPGQHCNSPSQGGVYDVPQSTQMDPRTQGVYDIPPSTQRVYSVPPCRNTPALQEGNYDFPQPLKQQKQQEGIYDVPPPTLTKPSPSPQSNYDFPPSSEPIGPHHLQCPVASDHEGIYDVPPPAHQLSGAGPRGDLYDIPRGMQQPPSQHRSTPQDRDRDRGKGQGIYDIPPALGDMTDGVNRLSFSSTGSTRSSMSTSSTSTVSSAEGRLALDVDQAVQRLYRLQQAVEASVGALQTLASSSHWRTYPFMERHTNEVRTVLDRVRAALADFVVFGRGAVANATALSDPSLHSKLRRQLGRLEDSQQIILQTYQSLENCGWALNALATSSSTKHQIKSDNLDRFVMVSRTVPDDAKQLASSVGGNAELLFRRAPTVDGSSYPRGGTPEEAVIHPLTSPSSDSDNYIGQTKPFPVSSNQDKGNMNNSEKCVKSWMEDYDYVHLQGKEDFERQQKELLEKENIIKQSKVQLGQEQINQFKQLEQEVIKPVENDITQWISHQHPTGPSSSPSDSSSSPSPSLAGGGAQLCGRDRQLLGFYAEQCQQHFVTLLNAVDAFFGCVGAGQPPRIFVAHSKFVILSAHKLVFIGDTLSRQAATPEVANRVMNSSNVLCDLLKTVVGATKTAALHYPNTAYVQDMVDRVTDLSHHAQQFKEQLLQMAAL from the exons aACCTGATGGCCAAGGCGTTGTACGACAACGTGCCGGAATCCCCGGAGGAGTTGGCCTTCCGGAAGGGAGACATCCTAACGATCATTGAGCAAAACACGGGCGGCCTTGAGGGCTGGTGGCTCTGCTCGCTGCATGGGCGCCAGGGCATCGCCCCCGGCAACCGCCTCAAGCTGCTGATTGGTCCCATGTTCGATACCCAGTCTCCGGCTGCCCAATCGTCACCTACGGGCTCAGCCTACCAGCAGAAGGTGGGCATGTCGTCGTCCCAGGGGCTGTACCAGGTGCCGCCCTCCCAGAGCCCGGGTCAGCAGGGCATCTACCAGGTGCCTCCAGGGCAGGATGTCTACCAGGTCCCCCCACAGAGGAGCGCCCTGGCTGCAGACAACACCCCCAGCAAG GTGGTGACCCCAACACAAGTGGGACAGTCGTACGCCTACAGCCCTGGTCAGCACACCCAACAGGACCTCTATGACGTTCCTCCCATGAGACCACAGGGG GTGTATGACATTCCTCCTGGGAAAATGATGGGTTCGCCTTATCCTGGACAACATTGCAATTCTCCCTCCCAAGGAGGAGTCTATGATGTTCCCCAATCCACTCAGATGGACCCCCGGACACAAGGGGTTTACGATATCCCTCCCTCTACGCAAAGG GTGTACTCTGTGCCTCCCTGCCGGAACACCCCAGCCCTCCAGGAGGGGAACTATGATTTCCCCCAACCTctcaaacaacaaaaacaacaggaGGGCATCTACGACGTACCCCCACCCACCCTCACCAAACCCTCCCCATCCCCCCAGTCCAATTATGACTTTCCCCCCAGCTCCGAGCCAATCGGACCCCACCACCTCCAATGTCCTGTCGCCAGCGACCACGAAGGCATCTACGACGTGCCGCCCCCCGCCCACCAGCTCTCAGGGGCGGGGCCTCGTGGCGATCTGTATGATATCCCCAGGGGGATGCAGCAGCCCCCCTCCCAGCACCGCTCCACCCcccaggacagggacagggacagggggaagGGCCAGGGCATATATGACATCCCACCTGCTCTGGGGGACATGACAGACGGAGTGAACCGCCTGTCCTTCTCCAGCACGGGCTCCACACGCAGCTCCatgtccacctcctccacctccacggTCTCCAGCGCTGAGGGCCGGCTGGCCCTAGATGTGGACCAGGCAGTCCAGAGGCTGTACCGCCTGCAGCAGGCCGTGGAGGCCTCTGTGGGGGCCCTGCAGACCCTggcctcctcctcccactggaggACTTACCCCTTCATGGAGCGCCACACCAACGAGGTGCGCACCGTGCTGGACAGGGTGCGGGCGGCCCTGGCGGACTTTGTGGTATTTGGCAGGGGTGCTGTGGCCAACGCCACAGCCCTGTCGGACCCCAGCCTGCACAGTAAGCTGAGGAGGCAGCTGGGAAGGCTGGAGGACTCCCAGCAGATCATCCTGCAGACCTACCAGAGCCTGGAGAACTGCGGCTGGGCCCTCAACGCCCTGGCCACCTCCAGCAGCACCAAGCACCAGATCAAGAGTGACAACCTGGACCGCTTCGTTATGGTGTCCAGGACGGTGCCCGACGATGCCAAACAGCTGGCCTCCTCCGTGGGGGGTAACGCCGAGCTGCTCTTCAGGCGGGCACCAACCGTGGATGGGTCCTCCTACCCCAGGGGGGGCACGCCAGAGGAAGCCGTCATCCATCCTCTCACCTCCCCGTCCTCGGACAGCGACAACTACATAGGCCAGACCAAGCCCTTTCCTGTGTCCTCCAACCAAGACAAAGGCAACATGAACAATAGTGAGAAATGTGTGAAGAGCTGGATGGAGGACTATGACTACGTCCATCTGCAG GGCAAAGAGGACTTTGAGCGGCAGCAGAAGGAGCTCCTGGAGAAAGAGAACATCATTAAGCAGAGCAAGGTACAGCTGGGACAGGAACAG ATTAACCAGTTCAAACAGTTGGAGCAAGAGGTGATCAAACCAGTGGAGAATGACATCACACAGTGGATCTCCCACCAGCACCCGAcaggcccctcctcctccccctcagactcctcctcctctccctccccttccctggCAGGGGGCGGGGCCCAGCTGTGTGGGCGGGACCGTCAGCTGCTGGGCTTCTATGCGGAGCAGTGCCAGCAGCACTTTGTCACATTGCTCAACGCAGTGGACGCTTTCTTCGGCTGCGTGGGCGCTGGCCAGCCGCCGCGCATCTTCGTGGCGCACAGCAAGTTCGTCATCCTCAGCGCCCACAAACTGGTGTTCATCGGTGACACCCTGTCCAGGCAAGCAGCCACGCCCGAAGTGGCCAACCGGGTGATGAACTCCAGCAATGTGCTATGTGACCTGTTGAAGACAGTGGTGGGAGCTACCAAGACGGCCGCGCTGCACTACCCCAACACAGCCTACGTGCAGGACATGGTGGACAGAGTCACGGATCTCTCACACCACGCTCAACAGTTCAAAGAACAGCTGCTGCAGATGGCTGCTTTGTGA
- the LOC106570364 gene encoding small integral membrane protein 13, producing MWQSVGLTVLVIVATLVCALLFMVFGWYVVWQLFLSKFKFLREMLGDTGSPQTETQPSESKSKRTSPPTQRQRRQRVIPPESTT from the exons ATGTGGCAAAGCGTTGGTCTAACTGTGCTGGTTATTGTGGCCACCCTTGTGTGCGCGTTGCTCTTCATGGTGTTTG GTTGGTATGTTGTCTGGCAGCTCTTCCTGTCCAAGTTCAAGTTCCTGCGTGAGATGTTGGGCGACACCGGATCTCCACAGACAGAGACCCAGCCGTCCGAATCAAAGAGCAAGCGTACCTCTCCTCCAACCCAACGCCAGAGGCGTCAGAGGGTCATTCCTCCTGAAAGCACTACATAG